The proteins below are encoded in one region of Streptomyces sp. NBC_00490:
- a CDS encoding LLM class flavin-dependent oxidoreductase translates to MPVEFISAVHTDAGASGPAASSRTGLDTDHLRRYARALDDGGFDHTLVAYHSASPDAFQIAQFVATHTERIRPILAHRPGVVFPTHASRALATLDRISNGRLTVHIISGGSDEEQRREGDYLNKAERYERSDEYIQILRKVWQADGPVSHEGTYFRFEGYYSDVKPVNGLVPISVGGSSQDAYRVGGQQGDIFGLWGEPLKETAEQIAAVNAVADAAGRPRPRIWVSFRPIIAPTEELAWEKAHRTLGVLKDQARNTELLRHYRTSGRPANVGSQRLLDIAERGEVHDRCLWTAPAVATNAAGASTALVGTPETVAKALLDYVDIGCDLLSVRGYDPLNDAVDYARHVLPLVRQELAHRATTTTHAA, encoded by the coding sequence ATGCCTGTCGAGTTCATCAGCGCCGTCCACACCGACGCCGGGGCGTCCGGTCCCGCCGCGTCCAGTCGGACCGGCCTCGACACCGACCATCTGCGCAGGTACGCCCGCGCGTTGGACGACGGCGGCTTCGACCACACCCTGGTCGCCTACCACTCGGCCTCGCCGGACGCCTTCCAGATCGCCCAGTTCGTCGCCACGCACACCGAGCGCATCCGCCCGATCCTGGCGCACCGGCCGGGTGTCGTCTTCCCCACCCACGCGTCCCGCGCGCTGGCGACCCTCGACCGGATCAGCAACGGCCGGCTCACGGTGCACATCATCTCCGGCGGCAGCGACGAGGAGCAGCGCCGTGAGGGCGACTACCTCAACAAGGCGGAACGGTACGAGCGTTCGGACGAATACATCCAGATCCTGCGGAAGGTGTGGCAGGCCGACGGGCCCGTCTCGCACGAGGGCACGTACTTCAGGTTCGAGGGCTACTACTCGGATGTGAAGCCGGTGAACGGGCTCGTGCCGATCTCCGTCGGCGGCTCCTCGCAGGACGCGTACCGGGTCGGCGGTCAGCAGGGCGACATCTTCGGTCTGTGGGGCGAGCCGTTGAAGGAGACCGCCGAGCAGATCGCCGCCGTGAACGCGGTCGCCGATGCCGCCGGACGCCCCCGCCCCCGCATCTGGGTGTCGTTCCGGCCGATCATCGCGCCCACCGAGGAACTGGCCTGGGAGAAGGCGCACCGCACCCTGGGCGTCCTCAAGGACCAGGCGCGGAACACCGAGTTGCTCCGTCATTACCGCACCAGCGGCCGCCCGGCCAACGTCGGCTCCCAGCGGCTGCTCGACATCGCCGAGCGCGGCGAGGTCCACGACCGCTGCCTGTGGACCGCGCCCGCCGTCGCCACCAACGCCGCCGGCGCCTCGACCGCGCTGGTCGGCACCCCGGAGACGGTCGCGAAGGCGCTGCTCGACTACGTCGACATCGGCTGCGACCTGCTGTCGGTCCGCGGCTACGACCCGCTCAACGACGCCGTCGACTACGCCCGCCATGTCCTGCCGCTGGTCCGCCAGGAGCTCGCCCACCGCGCCACGACCACCACCCACGCCGCCTGA
- a CDS encoding ABC transporter substrate-binding protein: protein MIRRIAAAALSMTSLLALTACGADSEAQASSSGQVTLTIGDQAKTLQTIVAASDALKGAKYKVKWAEFEGAAPLYQAVQAGAADTGYSADLPALQALSGGVKVKNVAALKNDGTHVGIVVRKDSGIDSVKDLKGQKVVVSSAKGSVSEYLLANVLKQNGLSYRDVKVQYLLPTDAQAAFASGKVKAWAIFGVYQAVALEQGGKLLVDGGDGRVSGIGFVNASEETLADASKKAALADFLKRLGKGLKWTSTHQDAYAKAIEERNGADASVAKTLASAAYSQVLPITPDIDTTVQGVADLMNGIGVLDPNVDVAKSSDTSLLK, encoded by the coding sequence GTGATCCGCAGAATCGCAGCCGCCGCACTCAGCATGACCTCCCTGCTGGCGCTGACCGCCTGCGGCGCGGACTCCGAGGCGCAGGCCTCGTCCTCGGGGCAGGTCACGCTCACCATCGGCGACCAGGCCAAGACCCTCCAGACGATCGTCGCCGCGTCGGACGCCCTGAAGGGCGCCAAGTACAAGGTGAAGTGGGCCGAGTTCGAGGGCGCCGCCCCGCTGTACCAGGCCGTCCAGGCGGGCGCCGCGGACACCGGCTACTCCGCCGACCTGCCCGCGCTCCAGGCACTCAGCGGCGGGGTGAAGGTCAAGAACGTCGCCGCGCTCAAGAACGACGGCACCCACGTCGGCATCGTCGTCCGCAAGGACTCCGGCATCGACAGTGTGAAGGACCTCAAGGGCCAGAAGGTCGTGGTCTCCTCGGCCAAGGGCAGTGTCTCGGAGTATCTGCTGGCCAACGTGCTGAAGCAGAACGGGCTCAGCTACCGGGACGTCAAGGTCCAGTACCTCCTGCCGACGGACGCGCAGGCCGCGTTCGCCTCCGGCAAGGTCAAGGCCTGGGCGATCTTCGGGGTCTACCAGGCCGTCGCCCTGGAGCAGGGCGGCAAGCTCCTCGTGGACGGCGGGGACGGCCGGGTGAGCGGTATCGGCTTCGTCAACGCCTCCGAGGAGACCCTCGCCGACGCCAGTAAGAAGGCCGCGCTCGCCGACTTCCTCAAGCGCCTCGGCAAGGGCCTGAAGTGGACCAGCACCCACCAGGACGCCTACGCCAAGGCCATCGAGGAGCGCAACGGCGCCGACGCGTCGGTGGCGAAGACGCTCGCCTCGGCCGCGTACAGCCAGGTGCTGCCGATCACCCCGGACATCGACACGACCGTCCAGGGCGTGGCCGACCTCATGAACGGCATCGGAGTGCTGGACCCGAACGTCGACGTCGCGAAGTCGTCCGACACGTCCCTTCTCAAGTAG
- a CDS encoding ABC transporter substrate-binding protein — protein MLFRRTLRSSAALLALLLPFAAACGGDAEADSPADVTLRVGSTGWKTEEAVLKYAGLDDTPYHVKWSLFQGGDQQLQAIRAGALDLASSSEIPPVFAAADGTPNFKVVAVQRGATLNQEVVVPKGSKVTGIAGLKGKKVGYVQNTTAHYFLYELLKQAGLKWSDIDAKPLLPNDGLAALNGGGIDAFASYGTSVITAHQQGATTVGSGKDILSGNFLWSARDSVLKNPQEKAAAADLIARITKAYAYVRDGHLDGFAEVTADATHQPLAQAKKDLAAAQAQRPTEARTVGDDAIASQQQVADVFTELGALKSKLDVKSFWSTALNAELKKAL, from the coding sequence GTGTTGTTCCGCCGTACCCTGCGCTCGTCCGCCGCCCTGCTCGCCCTCCTGCTCCCGTTCGCCGCGGCCTGCGGAGGCGACGCCGAGGCCGACTCACCCGCCGACGTCACCCTCAGAGTCGGTTCCACCGGCTGGAAGACCGAGGAGGCCGTACTCAAGTACGCCGGCCTCGACGACACCCCCTACCACGTGAAGTGGAGCCTCTTCCAGGGCGGTGACCAACAGCTCCAGGCGATCCGCGCCGGAGCCCTCGACCTCGCCTCCTCCAGCGAGATCCCCCCGGTCTTCGCCGCCGCCGACGGCACCCCCAACTTCAAGGTCGTCGCCGTGCAGCGCGGCGCCACCCTCAACCAGGAGGTCGTCGTCCCCAAGGGTTCGAAGGTGACCGGCATCGCCGGCCTCAAGGGCAAGAAGGTCGGCTACGTCCAGAACACCACCGCCCACTACTTCCTGTACGAGCTGCTGAAGCAGGCGGGCCTGAAGTGGTCCGACATCGACGCCAAGCCCCTGCTCCCCAACGACGGGCTGGCCGCCCTCAACGGCGGCGGCATCGACGCCTTCGCCTCCTACGGCACCTCGGTCATCACCGCCCACCAGCAGGGCGCCACGACCGTCGGCTCGGGCAAGGACATCCTGTCGGGCAACTTCCTCTGGTCGGCCCGCGACAGCGTCCTGAAGAACCCGCAGGAGAAGGCGGCGGCCGCCGATCTGATCGCCCGGATCACCAAGGCGTACGCCTACGTCCGTGACGGGCACCTGGACGGTTTCGCCGAGGTCACCGCCGACGCCACCCACCAGCCGCTCGCCCAGGCGAAAAAGGACCTCGCCGCCGCGCAGGCCCAGCGCCCGACCGAGGCCCGGACCGTCGGCGACGACGCCATCGCCTCGCAGCAGCAGGTGGCCGACGTGTTCACCGAACTCGGAGCGCTGAAGTCGAAGCTGGACGTCAAGTCGTTCTGGAGCACCGCTCTGAACGCCGAACTGAAGAAGGCCCTGTGA
- a CDS encoding AraC family transcriptional regulator yields the protein MAVQRDRTAEFSSYATRSLEATHDALAAHYYDMRLSLVGPAEDLSTRLSVLELGSLTVGEVSFGTEIRTGFAASGAYHVAVPLSGCFSVQQGRGDVVFATTDNAVFFDPAQYVRIDAWSPQCRVLAVKLDKRALHQALESLLDRPLSRPPVFGPSVDVLRGPGRSWAQLAMWTLLENDTSLGLLRRPLIRGRIEQTLLEALLLATDHSFRRELEAPAPPMRPAAVKRVMDVIQERPAETYDAARLARIAQVSLRTLQEAFRSHVGMSPMAYVYDVRLQRAHDQLRVSAPGSTTVSAVAHRWGFVHLGRFARRYRERFGEAPSHTLRGA from the coding sequence GTGGCCGTTCAGCGGGACCGGACCGCAGAATTCAGCAGCTACGCGACACGATCCCTGGAGGCGACGCATGACGCGCTCGCGGCTCACTACTACGACATGCGCCTGAGCCTCGTGGGGCCCGCCGAGGACCTGTCGACCCGCCTGAGCGTGCTCGAACTCGGATCGCTCACCGTGGGCGAGGTCAGTTTCGGCACCGAGATACGCACCGGCTTCGCCGCGTCGGGCGCCTACCACGTGGCCGTGCCGCTGAGCGGCTGTTTCAGCGTCCAGCAGGGGCGCGGGGACGTCGTGTTCGCGACGACGGACAACGCCGTCTTCTTCGATCCCGCCCAGTACGTCCGTATCGACGCCTGGTCGCCCCAGTGCCGGGTCCTCGCCGTGAAGCTGGACAAGCGGGCCCTGCACCAGGCTCTGGAGAGCCTGCTCGACCGGCCGCTGTCCCGCCCGCCGGTCTTCGGACCGTCCGTCGACGTGCTGCGCGGGCCCGGCCGCAGTTGGGCGCAGCTCGCCATGTGGACTCTGCTGGAGAACGACACCTCGCTCGGGCTGCTGCGCCGCCCGCTCATCCGCGGCCGCATCGAGCAGACCCTGCTCGAAGCGCTGCTGCTGGCGACCGACCACAGCTTCCGCCGGGAACTGGAGGCCCCCGCGCCCCCCATGCGGCCCGCCGCGGTCAAGCGGGTCATGGACGTCATCCAGGAGCGGCCCGCCGAGACGTACGACGCCGCCCGGCTGGCCCGGATCGCCCAGGTGAGCCTGCGGACCCTGCAGGAGGCGTTCCGCAGCCACGTCGGCATGTCGCCGATGGCGTACGTGTACGACGTCCGCCTGCAGCGGGCGCACGACCAGCTGCGGGTCTCGGCGCCGGGGTCGACGACCGTGTCCGCGGTGGCGCACCGGTGGGGGTTCGTCCATCTGGGCCGGTTCGCGCGGCGCTACCGCGAGCGGTTCGGCGAGGCACCCTCGCACACGTTGCGCGGCGCGTGA
- a CDS encoding FAD-binding oxidoreductase — translation MTAAPETTVSAQLLGLLARDLPPDRLTTDPAVLAAHATDRSGARPHGEPLAVVHARRTQDVTVTLRHAHALRVPVVPRGAGTGLSGGATAGEGSLVLDLSGMNRILELSADDQLAVVEPGVITAELDRAAGAHGLRYAPDPASAALSTLGGNIATNAGGLRCAKYGVTRDSVLGLEAVLADGTVVRTGRRTVKGVTGYDLTALLTGSEGTLAVITSATLRLRPVPVATATLAAYFASFEAAAEASYAIGRAGVEPALAELVDGPVLEAVDPALRDRGAALLVVQCDGAGAAAEAATVARLLAPLAVTVETTEDPAEAEVLLAARRGALPALERLGRPLIEDIAVPRSRLAEAVREIRAISARHDVPVFTIAHAADGNLHPIIVVDPSLDRLPEAAWEAAGEIFALALRLGGTLTGEHGVGTLKRQWVADELGPAAHALQRRLKEAFDPRGILNPGKSL, via the coding sequence GTGACCGCAGCCCCGGAGACCACCGTCTCCGCCCAGCTCCTCGGCCTGCTCGCCCGCGATCTGCCGCCCGACCGGCTCACCACCGACCCGGCCGTGCTCGCCGCGCACGCCACCGACCGCTCCGGTGCGCGGCCGCACGGTGAGCCGCTCGCCGTCGTGCACGCCCGGCGGACGCAGGACGTGACCGTCACGCTCCGGCACGCGCACGCCCTGCGGGTGCCGGTGGTGCCGCGCGGCGCGGGCACCGGCCTGTCGGGCGGGGCGACGGCGGGCGAGGGCTCCCTGGTCCTGGACCTGTCCGGGATGAACCGCATCCTGGAGCTCTCGGCGGACGACCAGCTCGCCGTCGTCGAACCCGGCGTGATCACCGCCGAGCTGGACCGGGCGGCCGGTGCGCACGGACTGCGGTACGCACCCGATCCGGCGAGCGCGGCCCTGTCCACCCTCGGCGGCAACATCGCGACCAACGCGGGCGGACTGCGGTGCGCCAAGTACGGGGTGACCCGCGACAGCGTGCTCGGCCTGGAGGCGGTGCTGGCCGACGGGACGGTGGTGCGCACCGGCCGCCGTACGGTCAAGGGCGTCACCGGCTACGACCTGACCGCGCTGCTCACCGGCTCGGAGGGCACCCTCGCGGTCATCACCTCGGCCACCCTGCGGCTGCGGCCCGTTCCGGTGGCCACCGCCACGCTCGCCGCGTACTTCGCCTCCTTCGAGGCGGCCGCCGAGGCGTCGTACGCCATCGGCCGGGCCGGAGTCGAGCCGGCACTCGCCGAGCTGGTCGACGGGCCTGTGCTGGAGGCCGTCGATCCGGCGCTGCGGGATCGTGGGGCGGCGCTGCTGGTGGTGCAGTGCGACGGCGCGGGTGCCGCGGCCGAGGCGGCGACGGTCGCGCGGCTGCTCGCGCCGCTGGCCGTCACCGTCGAGACGACCGAGGACCCCGCCGAGGCCGAGGTGCTGCTGGCGGCCCGGCGCGGGGCCCTTCCGGCGCTGGAGCGGCTGGGCAGGCCGCTGATCGAGGACATCGCGGTCCCGCGCTCCCGGCTGGCCGAGGCCGTGCGGGAGATCCGGGCGATCTCCGCGCGCCATGACGTGCCGGTGTTCACCATCGCGCACGCGGCGGACGGCAATCTGCATCCGATCATCGTCGTGGACCCGTCCCTGGACCGGCTTCCGGAGGCGGCCTGGGAGGCGGCGGGTGAGATCTTCGCGCTGGCGCTGCGGCTCGGCGGGACGCTGACCGGCGAGCACGGGGTGGGAACACTGAAGCGGCAGTGGGTGGCCGACGAGTTGGGCCCCGCCGCGCACGCACTCCAGCGGCGGCTGAAGGAGGCGTTCGATCCTCGCGGAATTCTCAATCCTGGGAAGAGCCTGTGA
- a CDS encoding acyl-CoA dehydrogenase family protein — protein sequence MTDRIAELAAGYDRSGAFPTESLRLAHEAGLLTATIGERYGGRGAGVRETATILHRLGQSDPSVALIAAMTLTNHARQAVQPHWPEELYARVVKESFARPVLVNHARVEPELGSPARGGLPATRARRTTDGWAVSGTKRFVTGAEGLDWFLVWATTDEPEPRVGTFLVPGGSPGIEIAGNWDPLGLRASGSHDVTFHEVEIPYEHVIGLGPHGRAAEQDNRAGAALHLPLAALYLGVARAAQAFFHTFAHTRVPANLGHPVARTERFRRTAGEIEVLLAAAEQLVFDGAAKLDAGDTSYTPEQALGARVLADRHGVRAVELAVRLLGNPGLARGNPLERHFRDIQCAPVHAPQADISLLAIGTKALDL from the coding sequence GTGACCGACCGTATCGCCGAACTCGCCGCCGGGTACGACCGGTCGGGGGCCTTTCCGACCGAGTCCCTGCGGCTCGCGCACGAGGCCGGGCTGCTCACCGCCACCATCGGGGAGCGCTACGGCGGCCGGGGCGCGGGCGTGCGGGAGACCGCGACGATCCTGCACCGGCTCGGGCAGAGCGATCCCTCCGTCGCCCTGATCGCGGCGATGACGCTCACCAACCACGCCCGCCAGGCCGTCCAGCCGCACTGGCCGGAGGAGCTGTACGCGCGCGTGGTCAAGGAGTCGTTCGCACGTCCCGTTCTCGTCAACCACGCGCGCGTGGAGCCCGAGCTGGGCTCCCCCGCGCGGGGCGGACTGCCCGCCACCCGGGCCCGGCGCACCACCGACGGCTGGGCGGTCAGCGGCACCAAGCGGTTCGTGACCGGCGCGGAGGGGCTGGACTGGTTCCTGGTCTGGGCGACGACCGACGAACCCGAGCCGCGCGTGGGCACGTTCCTGGTGCCCGGCGGATCGCCCGGCATCGAGATCGCCGGGAACTGGGACCCGTTGGGGCTGCGGGCCAGCGGCAGTCACGACGTGACGTTCCACGAGGTGGAGATCCCGTACGAGCATGTGATCGGGCTCGGTCCGCACGGCCGGGCCGCCGAGCAGGACAACCGGGCCGGCGCGGCGCTCCATCTCCCGCTGGCCGCGCTCTACTTGGGTGTCGCCCGGGCCGCGCAGGCGTTCTTCCACACGTTCGCCCACACGCGCGTGCCCGCCAACCTCGGTCATCCGGTGGCCCGTACGGAACGCTTCCGGCGGACCGCCGGGGAGATCGAGGTGCTGCTGGCCGCCGCCGAGCAGCTGGTGTTCGACGGTGCCGCCAAGCTCGACGCCGGCGACACGTCGTACACCCCGGAACAGGCCCTCGGCGCGCGCGTGCTGGCCGACCGGCACGGGGTACGGGCTGTCGAGCTGGCGGTGCGGCTGCTCGGGAACCCGGGGCTGGCCCGCGGCAACCCCCTGGAGCGGCACTTCCGCGACATCCAGTGCGCCCCGGTGCACGCGCCCCAGGCGGACATCTCCCTGCTCGCCATCGGAACGAAAGCACTCGACCTGTGA
- a CDS encoding (2Fe-2S)-binding protein, whose amino-acid sequence MPSHSFVLNGEPVTVEAPADMPLLWVLRDLLHVTGPKYGCGVGVCRACTSHLDGEEIQPCVVPVADCAQRHVTTIEGLADGDTLHPVQQAWLECDVSQCGFCQPGQIMAAAALLKKTSQPTDADIDRIENVCRCGTYSRIREAIKKAADA is encoded by the coding sequence ATGCCGTCCCACTCCTTCGTCCTCAACGGCGAGCCCGTCACCGTCGAGGCCCCCGCCGACATGCCCCTGCTGTGGGTACTGCGCGACCTGCTGCACGTCACCGGCCCCAAGTACGGATGTGGCGTCGGTGTCTGCCGCGCCTGCACCAGCCACCTCGACGGCGAGGAGATACAGCCCTGTGTCGTGCCCGTCGCGGACTGCGCGCAGCGGCACGTCACCACCATCGAGGGCCTCGCGGACGGCGACACCCTGCACCCCGTCCAGCAGGCCTGGCTGGAGTGCGACGTCTCCCAGTGCGGCTTCTGCCAGCCCGGCCAGATCATGGCCGCCGCCGCTCTGCTGAAGAAGACGTCCCAGCCCACCGACGCCGACATCGACCGCATCGAGAACGTCTGCCGCTGCGGCACGTACTCCCGCATCCGTGAGGCGATCAAGAAGGCGGCCGACGCCTGA
- a CDS encoding SseB family protein: protein MQTPANDNSTTPARRALDALAENTEDTVALDRLASSDVLVPVPDDASDEDAADPTAVALPVIEQPGGAPVVPVFTSESELAGLLPYVSRYRLVPLGALASEWPTDELTLTIDAASEHPLTLTSEGVRTLLGRSYG from the coding sequence ATGCAGACACCCGCGAACGACAACTCCACCACACCGGCCCGGCGGGCGCTGGACGCGCTCGCCGAGAACACCGAGGACACGGTGGCGCTGGACAGGCTCGCGAGCAGCGATGTCCTCGTCCCCGTGCCCGACGACGCCAGCGACGAGGACGCCGCCGATCCCACGGCGGTGGCGCTTCCCGTGATCGAGCAGCCCGGCGGAGCGCCGGTGGTGCCCGTGTTCACGTCGGAGTCCGAACTCGCCGGGCTGCTGCCCTACGTCTCGCGCTACCGGCTGGTGCCGCTGGGCGCGCTTGCCTCGGAGTGGCCGACGGACGAGCTGACGCTCACCATCGACGCCGCCTCCGAGCACCCGCTCACCCTCACCTCGGAGGGGGTGCGGACGCTGCTGGGCCGGTCCTACGGCTGA
- a CDS encoding cysteine hydrolase family protein → MTTGRLTVIDMQHVFADPDSPWATPRFAQAAEGVRRLLPAFEDRVTFTRFLAPHGPTGAWRAYYERWPFALRPPDAALWRLTDEFADRAHHVLDAPTFGKWTPELASLVGPEGRLVLAGVSTDCCVLSTALAAADAGTEVVVVADACAGADDDSHTKALYVMDLYRPLIRVTTVAELLEGVVGRG, encoded by the coding sequence ATGACAACCGGCCGTCTCACCGTCATCGACATGCAGCACGTCTTCGCCGACCCGGACAGCCCCTGGGCCACGCCGCGATTCGCGCAGGCCGCGGAAGGCGTACGACGTCTGCTGCCGGCCTTCGAGGACCGCGTCACCTTCACCCGCTTCCTGGCCCCGCACGGACCCACCGGCGCCTGGCGCGCCTATTACGAGCGGTGGCCCTTCGCCCTGCGACCCCCGGACGCCGCGCTGTGGCGGCTGACGGACGAGTTCGCCGACCGGGCGCACCACGTTCTGGACGCCCCGACCTTCGGCAAATGGACCCCCGAACTCGCCTCCCTCGTGGGTCCGGAGGGCCGTCTGGTCCTCGCCGGTGTCAGCACCGACTGCTGTGTGCTGTCCACGGCACTCGCCGCCGCCGATGCCGGAACGGAGGTCGTGGTCGTCGCCGACGCGTGCGCGGGCGCCGACGACGACTCGCACACCAAGGCGCTGTACGTGATGGACCTGTACCGGCCCCTGATCCGGGTGACCACGGTCGCGGAACTCCTCGAAGGGGTGGTGGGACGGGGATGA
- a CDS encoding purine-cytosine permease family protein, giving the protein MTDAQDSLDNRAAQLQVETHGLDVIGDAERKGTPRTLFWPWFGANVSVLGLSYGAFVLGFGISFWQALVAGVIGIVFSFLLCGFVAVAGKRGSAPTMVLSRAAYGVRGNRLPSVISWVLTVGWETVLCALATMATATVFGRLGWGGGTGTQVVALIVVAGLTVVGGVMGFDLIMRLQTAITVITGVLTIVYIALVADHIHWSTVSAVPAGSAQEFIGALVFMMTGFGLGWVNAAADYSRYLPRTSSSRGVIGWTTFGASVAPLLLLVFGLLLAGSSSTLNEAVAADPIGALTTILPTWFLVPFAVVAVLGLVGGAVLDIYSSGLALLSAGVRIPRYLAALVDGVLMIAGAVYIVFFADDFLGQFMGFLTTLGVPIAAWCGIMLADLLLRRCDYDEGDLYRPHGRYGDLALTPLLLTLAATALGWGLVTNSAASWLEWQGYLLDPLGLGGKSGSWAYANLGVLVALALGFLGTLALRRGHVREQEAREPSPEVPAV; this is encoded by the coding sequence ATGACGGACGCCCAGGACTCCCTCGACAACAGAGCCGCACAGCTCCAGGTGGAGACACACGGCCTCGACGTGATCGGCGACGCCGAACGCAAGGGCACCCCGCGGACCCTGTTCTGGCCCTGGTTCGGCGCCAACGTCTCCGTACTGGGGCTGAGTTACGGCGCCTTCGTGCTCGGCTTCGGCATCTCCTTCTGGCAGGCGCTGGTCGCCGGGGTCATCGGCATCGTCTTCTCCTTCCTGCTGTGCGGCTTCGTCGCCGTCGCCGGCAAACGCGGCTCGGCACCGACGATGGTCCTCAGCCGGGCCGCCTACGGGGTGCGCGGCAACCGACTCCCCTCGGTGATCTCCTGGGTGCTCACCGTCGGCTGGGAGACCGTGCTGTGCGCCCTCGCCACCATGGCCACCGCGACCGTCTTCGGCCGGCTCGGCTGGGGCGGTGGCACCGGGACACAGGTGGTCGCGCTGATCGTGGTCGCCGGGCTCACCGTCGTCGGCGGAGTGATGGGCTTCGACCTGATCATGCGGCTCCAGACCGCGATCACCGTGATCACGGGCGTGCTCACGATCGTCTACATCGCCCTGGTCGCGGACCACATCCACTGGAGCACCGTCAGCGCCGTACCGGCGGGCTCCGCACAGGAGTTCATCGGCGCGCTCGTCTTCATGATGACCGGCTTCGGCCTCGGCTGGGTCAACGCCGCCGCCGACTACTCCCGCTATCTGCCCCGCACCTCGTCGAGCCGCGGTGTGATCGGCTGGACCACATTCGGCGCCTCCGTGGCCCCGCTCCTGCTGCTGGTCTTCGGGCTGCTGCTCGCCGGGTCCTCCAGCACCCTCAACGAGGCCGTCGCCGCCGATCCCATCGGCGCGCTGACCACCATCCTGCCCACCTGGTTCCTCGTCCCGTTCGCCGTCGTCGCCGTACTCGGCCTGGTCGGCGGCGCGGTCCTCGACATCTACTCCTCCGGACTCGCCCTGCTGTCGGCGGGCGTCAGGATCCCCCGCTATCTGGCCGCACTCGTCGACGGCGTCCTCATGATCGCGGGCGCCGTCTACATCGTCTTCTTCGCCGACGACTTCCTCGGCCAGTTCATGGGCTTCCTCACCACCCTCGGCGTCCCGATCGCCGCCTGGTGCGGCATCATGCTCGCCGACCTGCTGCTGCGGCGCTGCGACTACGACGAGGGCGACCTCTACCGCCCGCACGGCCGCTACGGCGACCTCGCCCTCACCCCGCTGCTCCTCACCCTCGCCGCCACCGCGCTCGGCTGGGGCCTGGTCACCAACTCGGCCGCGAGCTGGCTGGAGTGGCAGGGCTACCTCCTCGACCCGCTCGGCCTCGGCGGCAAGTCCGGTTCCTGGGCCTACGCCAACCTCGGCGTCCTCGTGGCTCTCGCACTCGGCTTCCTCGGCACCCTCGCCCTGCGCCGCGGCCACGTCAGGGAGCAGGAGGCGCGGGAGCCGAGCCCGGAGGTTCCCGCCGTATGA